One genomic window of Actinoplanes lobatus includes the following:
- a CDS encoding Lrp/AsnC family transcriptional regulator: protein MEVDTLDRRIVHALRTDGRAGWREIGAVLGISDQTVARRYRRLRENAGVRVVGIPNPIRLGYEMWTLRLHTAPDRAIPLAEALARRGDTGWVSLFSGGTEITCQVRIPAHADREALLLQRLPRTPGLISVSAHCLIHQYVGGAVGPDLRDDALTPAEIAALTPPDGPQPQDIPPSPLALTPADEALLEALGRDGRAGYTELAAATGWPESTVRRRMRELRRSGALYYDVEVRPLVFGFSAAVMLWLTVAPARLAAVGAALAGHEEVVFAAATTGATNLMATVICRDMAAFYRYLTERVSGLDGVDRVESTPLLRHVKQLGPAVPSM from the coding sequence ATGGAAGTCGACACGCTGGATCGGCGGATCGTGCACGCGCTGCGGACCGACGGCCGCGCCGGATGGCGCGAGATCGGCGCGGTGCTCGGCATCTCCGACCAGACCGTGGCCCGCCGCTACCGCCGCCTGCGCGAGAACGCCGGAGTCCGGGTGGTCGGCATCCCCAACCCGATCCGGCTGGGCTACGAGATGTGGACCCTGCGCCTGCACACCGCCCCCGACCGCGCCATCCCCCTGGCCGAGGCACTGGCCCGGCGCGGCGACACCGGCTGGGTGAGCCTCTTCTCCGGCGGCACCGAGATCACCTGCCAGGTCCGCATCCCGGCGCACGCCGACCGGGAGGCCCTGCTACTTCAGCGCCTGCCCCGCACCCCCGGGCTGATCTCGGTGAGCGCCCACTGCCTCATCCACCAGTACGTCGGCGGCGCGGTCGGCCCGGACCTCCGCGACGACGCCCTCACCCCCGCCGAGATCGCCGCCCTCACCCCGCCCGACGGCCCTCAGCCGCAGGACATCCCGCCCTCCCCGCTTGCCCTCACCCCCGCCGATGAGGCGCTGCTGGAGGCGCTGGGCCGGGACGGCCGGGCCGGCTACACGGAACTGGCCGCCGCGACCGGCTGGCCCGAGTCGACGGTCCGCCGCCGGATGCGTGAGCTGCGCCGATCCGGTGCCCTCTACTACGACGTCGAGGTCCGCCCACTGGTCTTCGGCTTCAGCGCTGCGGTGATGCTGTGGCTCACCGTGGCCCCGGCCCGGCTGGCGGCGGTCGGCGCCGCCCTGGCCGGTCACGAGGAGGTGGTCTTCGCGGCCGCCACCACCGGCGCCACGAACCTGATGGCGACCGTGATCTGCCGCGACATGGCGGCCTTCTACCGCTACCTCACCGAGCGGGTCAGCGGCCTCGACGGCGTCGACCGGGTGGAATCGACCCCGTTGTTACGGCACGTGAAACAACTCGGACCGGCCGTCCCCTCGATGTGA
- the prfH gene encoding peptide chain release factor H: MTVHLLLSAGRGPQECAWAVARLVRRLEADAGGREKVSTRRVETVAGERPGTFLSVLLEISGDAAVRFAGSWTGTLCWQAPSPYRTGPGRKNWYVTAQQVRVGVTPTVFDEADVDFVPCRTGGPGGQHRNKASTAVRATHRPSGTVVVVDTERQLSLNRGIALRLLRERLEAGDAAAGRAVETARRRVHDELVRGNPVRVERPEPGVDGSRRSPAAGATPRRGRA; this comes from the coding sequence GTGACCGTACATCTGCTGTTGTCCGCCGGACGCGGGCCGCAAGAGTGCGCCTGGGCCGTGGCGCGGCTGGTCCGTCGGCTGGAAGCCGATGCCGGAGGACGGGAGAAGGTCTCCACCCGGCGGGTGGAGACGGTGGCCGGGGAGCGGCCCGGAACGTTCCTGTCGGTGCTGCTGGAGATCAGCGGGGACGCGGCGGTGCGGTTCGCGGGCTCGTGGACCGGGACGCTGTGCTGGCAGGCGCCGAGTCCCTACCGGACCGGGCCCGGGCGCAAGAACTGGTACGTGACCGCCCAGCAGGTGCGGGTCGGGGTGACGCCGACCGTCTTCGACGAGGCGGACGTCGACTTCGTGCCCTGCCGCACCGGAGGGCCGGGCGGCCAGCACCGCAACAAGGCCAGCACTGCGGTTCGGGCCACCCACCGCCCGTCCGGAACCGTCGTGGTGGTCGACACCGAGCGGCAGCTCAGCCTCAACCGGGGGATCGCGCTGCGGCTGCTGCGGGAACGCCTCGAAGCGGGCGACGCGGCGGCCGGCCGGGCGGTGGAAACCGCACGCCGGCGGGTCCACGACGAGCTGGTACGCGGCAACCCGGTGCGGGTGGAACGGCCGGAGCCCGGAGTGGACGGCTCCCGCCGGAGCCCAGCCGCGGGGGCGACTCCCCGTCGAGGGAGGGCGTGA
- a CDS encoding MFS transporter gives MRKWFPLVAVCLGTFLLLVDVTIVVVALPSIATQLNADPHDLAWVLDGYALALAALLLGAGSLADRHGRRATYLIGLLIFAVSSLLCALAPNVPTLVAARVLQGAGGAAMYATTIAILNVTYRGRDRGVAFGVWGAVNGVATAAGPLAGGLLTEHLGWRWIFLVNLPVCVAAVVITLRHVAESRAGRASRFDLPGTATFTLAATAATYGLIRASDDGWTAPSALLPIAAGLAGMGLFVLVEHRSDHPMLDLRLFRDGRFAGLIVAAFLCQAAAFAYLPYTTTWLQRVLGYGPVDAGLLGALPMSGAALLVGAFGGQALQRARPGLVIGAGLLVIAAGDLAQSVVGDGSGAAVLIPGLVLVGLGVGAVLPVLSSAVLAAVPAERSGMAGGALNTFRQLGFAFGVAVFGSFFHERNSYADGLSGAVTLAAGFAVVAAMTVFATVRETTRRPVEIG, from the coding sequence ATGCGTAAATGGTTTCCGCTGGTTGCCGTCTGTCTCGGCACCTTTCTGCTGCTCGTCGACGTCACCATCGTGGTGGTCGCCCTGCCGAGCATCGCCACCCAACTGAACGCCGACCCGCACGACCTGGCCTGGGTTCTCGACGGCTACGCCCTGGCGCTGGCCGCCCTCCTGCTGGGCGCCGGGTCGCTGGCGGATCGCCACGGGCGCCGCGCGACGTACCTCATCGGGTTGTTGATCTTTGCGGTCTCGTCGTTGCTGTGCGCGCTCGCGCCGAACGTGCCCACCCTGGTCGCGGCCCGGGTCCTGCAGGGCGCCGGAGGCGCCGCCATGTACGCCACCACCATCGCCATCCTCAACGTCACCTACCGTGGCCGGGACCGCGGTGTGGCGTTCGGTGTCTGGGGCGCGGTCAACGGCGTGGCCACCGCGGCCGGGCCGCTGGCCGGCGGGCTGCTCACCGAGCACCTCGGCTGGCGCTGGATCTTCCTGGTCAACCTGCCGGTCTGTGTGGCCGCCGTGGTGATCACGCTGCGGCACGTCGCCGAGTCGCGTGCCGGGCGGGCGAGCCGGTTCGACCTGCCGGGCACGGCGACGTTCACGCTGGCCGCGACGGCCGCCACCTACGGGCTGATCCGGGCCTCCGACGACGGCTGGACCGCCCCGTCCGCGCTGCTGCCGATCGCCGCCGGCCTGGCCGGGATGGGCCTGTTCGTGCTGGTGGAGCACCGCTCCGACCATCCCATGCTGGATCTGCGGCTGTTCCGTGACGGCCGGTTCGCCGGGCTGATCGTGGCGGCGTTCCTGTGCCAGGCGGCCGCGTTCGCCTACCTGCCCTACACCACCACCTGGCTGCAACGGGTCCTCGGGTACGGGCCGGTCGACGCCGGGCTGCTCGGCGCGCTGCCGATGAGCGGGGCCGCGCTGCTGGTCGGGGCCTTCGGTGGGCAGGCGCTGCAACGGGCCCGGCCGGGACTGGTGATCGGCGCCGGGCTGCTGGTGATCGCGGCCGGTGACCTGGCCCAGTCGGTGGTCGGCGACGGTTCCGGGGCGGCGGTGCTGATCCCCGGGCTGGTGCTGGTCGGGCTGGGTGTCGGCGCGGTGCTGCCGGTGCTGTCGTCGGCGGTGCTGGCGGCCGTTCCGGCGGAGCGCAGCGGCATGGCCGGTGGGGCGCTGAACACGTTCCGGCAACTGGGCTTCGCGTTCGGGGTGGCGGTCTTCGGCTCGTTCTTCCATGAGCGGAATTCCTATGCCGACGGACTCAGCGGCGCGGTCACCCTGGCGGCCGGGTTCGCCGTGGTCGCGGCCATGACGGTGTTCGCCACTGTGCGGGAGACCACTCGCCGACCGGTGGAAATCGGGTGA
- a CDS encoding SDR family NAD(P)-dependent oxidoreductase codes for MRALIVGNSDGIGLALTHRLLAEGWQVTGLSRRAAPVGEPVVVDVTSAGFPEALAGVGAVDLCVYAAGVGELLGGDDFAAQTRALEVNLIGAARTVEAVVPGMLAAGRGHVIGLSSLADAMISADAPGYAASKAGLTSYLLGLDAALRPRGVAVTAVRFGFVDTKMAKSPVTPFKISPERAVDVLMRCVRTRPAVVSYPRRMAVVTGALGPVLRTAARLRRSR; via the coding sequence ATGCGCGCCTTGATCGTGGGTAACAGCGACGGCATCGGACTCGCCCTGACGCACCGGCTGCTGGCCGAAGGGTGGCAGGTCACCGGGCTGTCGCGGCGGGCCGCGCCGGTCGGTGAACCGGTCGTCGTGGACGTCACCTCGGCCGGCTTCCCGGAGGCGCTGGCCGGGGTGGGAGCCGTCGACCTGTGTGTCTACGCGGCCGGGGTCGGCGAGCTGCTCGGCGGGGACGACTTCGCGGCCCAGACCCGGGCGCTCGAGGTGAACCTGATCGGCGCGGCCCGGACCGTGGAGGCGGTCGTGCCGGGCATGCTGGCCGCCGGGCGGGGCCACGTCATCGGGCTGTCCAGCCTGGCCGACGCGATGATCTCGGCGGATGCTCCCGGTTATGCGGCGTCCAAGGCGGGGCTGACGTCGTACCTGCTCGGGCTCGACGCGGCGCTCCGGCCGCGCGGGGTGGCGGTGACCGCGGTGCGGTTCGGTTTCGTCGACACCAAGATGGCCAAGTCGCCGGTCACCCCGTTCAAGATCTCACCGGAGCGGGCGGTCGACGTCCTCATGCGGTGCGTCCGCACCCGGCCGGCGGTCGTGTCCTACCCCCGTCGGATGGCCGTCGTGACCGGTGCGCTCGGCCCGGTGCTGCGCACCGCGGCCCGGCTGCGCCGCTCCCGCTGA